A part of Leptotrichia hongkongensis genomic DNA contains:
- a CDS encoding metal ABC transporter permease has protein sequence MGFSLEIQLIAIMVASACSILGTFLVLKSMAMVSDAITHTILLGIVIAFFAVHDLNSPLLIVGAGIVGVLTVYLVELLNSTRLVKEDSAIGVVFPLLFSIAVILISKYAGNVHLDLDSVLLGELAFAPFNRVQIFGFSVAKGLIATFIVFLINLSFIVIFFKELKISVFDKALAITLGMKPILIHYILMSLVSMTAVSSFEAVGSILVVAFMIGPPITAYLLTDKLKVMIGLSILLGAVASIIGFHFARFFDISIAGSIAVMIGIIFLMTLIFSPKKGLIFTIRRKKSQKITFSVRILLIHLSNHTNTKQEKDECGIDTIDNHLRWNKVFLNKVIEKAKKEKYIYVDSRVYKLSEKGEKYLLNM, from the coding sequence ATGGGTTTTTCGTTGGAAATACAGCTTATCGCAATAATGGTGGCAAGTGCCTGCTCTATTTTAGGAACATTCCTGGTTTTAAAAAGTATGGCAATGGTTTCAGATGCGATTACGCACACTATCTTACTTGGAATTGTAATTGCATTTTTTGCAGTTCATGATTTGAACTCCCCTTTGTTAATTGTTGGTGCGGGAATAGTTGGAGTTTTAACAGTTTACCTTGTGGAACTTCTTAATTCGACAAGGCTTGTCAAAGAGGATTCAGCAATTGGAGTAGTTTTTCCGCTGTTATTCAGTATCGCTGTAATTTTAATTTCAAAATATGCTGGAAATGTGCATTTGGATTTGGATTCAGTATTGCTGGGAGAACTGGCATTTGCGCCATTTAATCGGGTACAGATATTTGGTTTCAGTGTTGCTAAAGGGCTAATTGCAACTTTTATCGTATTTTTAATAAATTTATCTTTTATTGTTATTTTTTTCAAGGAATTAAAAATTTCGGTATTTGATAAGGCTCTTGCAATAACACTTGGAATGAAGCCAATATTAATTCACTATATTCTTATGTCGCTTGTATCAATGACAGCAGTATCCTCATTTGAGGCAGTAGGTTCAATACTGGTAGTTGCATTTATGATAGGACCTCCAATTACAGCATATCTATTGACTGACAAGCTAAAAGTAATGATAGGGTTAAGTATTCTTTTAGGAGCAGTTGCAAGTATTATAGGATTCCATTTTGCACGATTCTTTGATATTTCAATTGCTGGAAGCATTGCAGTAATGATAGGTATCATTTTTCTAATGACCTTGATTTTCTCGCCTAAAAAAGGGCTAATTTTCACAATAAGACGTAAAAAAAGTCAAAAAATAACTTTTTCTGTAAGAATACTTCTGATTCATCTATCCAATCATACTAACACAAAACAGGAAAAAGATGAATGTGGAATTGACACCATTGATAATCACTTACGTTGGAATAAAGTCTTCTTGAATAAAGTTATTGAAAAAGCTAAAAAGGAAAAATATATTTATGTTGATAGCAGAGTTTATAAACTTTCTGAAAAAGGAGAAAAATATTTACTAAATATGTAG